The nucleotide sequence TAAGGATGGGGAAAATATTTCACCCTGAGGGCTGCATTTTTCTCTAGGTGACATTCAGGTGGGTGTTTTCAGGGGTGCAGGAAGGGGGCGGAGGTGCAGGTGGGTGGGCCGCTCCaagtgccctcactgaggggggtgacatttggtgcacCGCCTGCCCGTGACCCCCAAGCCTACTCCGAGCCGTTGGGGTAACGAAGGGAGCTACGCCGCTCTGCCGGCAGGATTCCCCCCTTTTCCCTTCATTTtgccagcttgggggaggcttgggagttttGAGCGGGTGACGCGCCAAATGTCCACCATGGGGGGCTCATTCCGCCCCCGTGCAAAGAAGTAATACAGACAAAAAAATAATGGCAAGATGAATTATTTGACTATGTAGAATTGGCCAGAAGGACAGATGCAATTAAAGGTCAGACCAAACGaaaattccaaaaagaatggagaaaatatagagattacctttaaaaaaaagtgcccTCAAATTAATCCttggacttgttttgattaactTTTGCAAAACATACTatggggtaaaaggtaaaaacCAGAAAGAAGAAGGGGTAAAAATGAAAAGAGAAGGAAACAGTTTGCTAAATATGAAAGTAGAACCGTGctgaggatgaaggaagtcaattggaagaaaagaagaactgaaatatTGTACATACAAATTGTTTAATATTTGCTTAGTATAAGTTTTTGTATTTACCTTTgatgttctttgttctttttttctttatattttatgttttctttcttttttctttttctttttgttagtgtgtgtgtgttgcaaaatttaaattaaaatttatttcaaaaaagaaaaaagaaaacgtgGTTCTTTTTTGGTGGGTatggggttgtttttattttgattatatattttgtggttttatattctgattttgttctgtgaactgccctgagatcttcaggtatagggcagtatatgaattaagtaagtaagtaagtaagtaagtaagtaagtaagtaagtaagtaagggtCACAGTAGCCCAATCTGGCATGCAGAAATCCTTAGcatttctaggtagggctgggaatatacTGGACCTGAAATCCAGTCAGTACATCCAGTAGTGAGCTAGTTGGACCAGAGGTACAAATAACTCAGTGTAAGGCCACTTCCCCTCTTGCTAGATATGTCCAAAAACCCCAGAGCATAAAGGTATCAGGTATTAGCAATGGAGCCACGGGGCTCACAATTCTGCTGCAGAACCATATCAAAGCTTCCTATTAGCAGAGGCCCAGGAAGTTCTACCTGCAAAATACTGcaagggggaaaaggaggagcaaatcCCGTGAAGTTATGAGTTGTAAAGGATGTTATTAGGGCCAGTGTGGTTTCTTATGGGGGAACTCGGGGGAACCAGCACCTTTCCACCCCAAATGTGAAAAGTGTGGCACTTCCTGTGataacttcatggtgaatactggaagctgtttttcttaaaagaagaaaagaaaaagaacgagCTCTGAAAAGGACTGTGCACCAGCCACAACCTCTGGTTCGTACCCCAATTTAACTTTGGAAAAGAGCATGCTTTGGTGCAGAAAATGTGAGAGGGTGACTGACTTGGCTCAGGATCTGAATCCCATACAGATACTCTGTTTTGTGCAAACTTGGTATATGAGAAAACTTTTTATCTCTTACACTGTGTCCCCATAATTTTGAGCCCTCTTGTTTCCCCCAGATTTAATCAGAAAATGAATTATTAGCTATATAAATATGCATATGTGAACACTGATTTAATTCTACACTGAGAATGGAAGTTTCCTAGAAGCTGTACGTAGACTCTCCTCATCCTTCATGTTCTTGGTTTCTTGAGCAGACATGCCTGTTACAGTTTATGAGTATATCTCTATTGCCAAAACTAACCCAAATGCCTTTTTGGCCACCCCAGGGTAGAATCCTGCGTCATTTGGAGTTCCTGAaggaacagagagaagaaattctGTCTTCTAAACTGAAGAGGGAGACCGAAAGCCAGAATCTGCTGGTAGGTGCAAATCTTCTTGCCTCTCCAGGATGGTTATATTGACAGAGTGAGGCCTTAATTCTGTGGTGGAGCCTATGCTTCACTTGCTCAGCGTCCCAGATTTGATCATTGGCATTATCAATTAAATGGATAATGGGtggtagagttgggaaaggtctCTGCTTCAGACCTTGAAGAGCAGGATAGGCTAAAATTGGTTGGGTTGTCTAAGGGCAAATGTAGTCCTTGAGTCCAAAAATGTCCAGCCATGCCAGCATTAATCCTTTAAGAACGAAGTGAACCCCACAAAGCCAGTCTTCCTCCTTCTCATCACTTCCTCAcggccctactattaggcagagtgaggtggccaagGCAGGCTGAAGATGCCAGCGAATAGAGAGCAGCAGCAGTTTAATAGTTCAGTAGGTGAGCAGCAGGAAAATACTGAGGACCGAGCCAAGCAAAGAGGCCGTGTCCTGCTAATTTAGCCTGCCTGATGCCCTCAGCTGTGACTGAACTTCTGAAGTAAACATCAGCTGCCCTGCCAGTCAGGTTGTGCACATGGAATTAAGGGGACATCTAAATGTCTTTTTCTGGCCATGACTCTCTCCTTGCAGAAGCAGACAGACATGGAGAGGCAGAAAATCATGGCTGATTTCAAGCAATtgcaccagtttctggaagaacAAGAGTGCCTCCTGCTGGCTCAACTGAAGGAACTGGACGATGAGATTAAATCCTGGGAGGACAAACATATTGCAAAACTCTCTGAGGAAATGTCCTCTATCGATGACCTTATTAAGGAGCTGGAGGAGAAGCAGAAACAGCCAGCGACTGAATTCTTGCAGGTAAGACTTGGCACAATTAAATAGTCCAAGTTGTCCTACAGGTAAGGGTTGTACCCCCAACCACTCTATTGGTTTACAGAAGTACAGTAgcacctcaagttacaaacgcctcaggttacacactcttcaggtttcaaactccgctaacctggaagagttacctcgagaattttgccccaggatgagaacggaaatcgtgtgctggcggcgcagcggcagcaagaggccccattagtgaaagcacacctctagttaagaacagtttcgggttaagaacggacctccagaacgaatgaagttcgtAACTAAAAGTACCACTGAATTCATAGTAGGGATATGCATTGGTCACACGTTTTGTTCCAAACTGTGATTGGAGCTTCATCAAACGGCATGATTCAGGTTGACCAATGGGAAAGCTTCCCTGTTCTGCTTCTGGTCCAGATCTGCTTCATTCTGCTGCTTCAATACTTGGAAAATTTAAAACATCTATTACTCCCTGTCCTCCCTTTTGatagaagtggatgaaatttgcaggcaaagctGCTCCTGAAGTGGggatgaagcctgccaaattacACTGGATCAAGGGAGTTTTTGTGCTAGTATTGGCAATGGCACCAGCAACACTGGCCAGTTGAGTTCTCCCTCTACCCAATTCAAACATGCCCTCGCTGTTGTGTGTAGAACAATGTACATTGTCAGCAGTAGCAGGTAGACATCTACTCTCAGGCTGGCAGCACCAGTGGTGGGAGCCAACAGCAGAGCATAGCCTGGGATCACTTGCAGTTGGCAGAAGATCCCATTCCATGACGAAGCATAACTGGGGGTGGGGTTCTGGGGCAGAGAGGGGGGCCTACATGCCCATTCGGGGGGATTTTCAAATTTAGAAGCAAATGTCTGGGCTTTTGTAGTTTAATTAAGCAGCTGGAGGAGAAACAGAAGCAGCCAGTGACTGAATTCTTGCAGGTCAGCAATGGTGCAACGAAACCCTCCAGGTTGTCCTCTGGGGAAGGGCTGTTCATCAGTCTATAGTCTATAGAAGTATTTACAGTAGGCATGTGCACTTTAGTATTTGGTTAATAtataaagaaaaggggaaagtaatAAACTGTTGGAGGCAACTGGTGCAAGGGACTGAATTTCTCTCATTCTGTCTCTTCCATCTAGAATATGAGAAGCATCCTGGAAAGGTATGTGGCTTTGTTATGAATATTAATATGAATAATAttaatttccttccttggaggtaagGGATAAATTGATTTGGTCTATACTTTTATTTGAACCAATCTAATTCAGAGTTTACAGAGCAATAAGCAGATCAAAAAAACAGTTACCAATCTGACTGCACAATTTTACAAATGTTGTGATGCATTTTTTTGTATGGGGAAATGCACAAAAAGTGCCTTGGGGTATGCATAGAACAGCATACCAAAATGGAtaggatttttggggggggggggcagaatgcatataaaacacataGCAGGGCCGTGAGGAAGTGACGAGAAGGAGGAAGACTGGCTTTGTGGGGTTCATTCTTAAAATGTTTGCTTCTATTCAGctgtcaatccacagaaaacccaaatgacctttgttccgattcagcggtAAACAGTGGGgactttcctggggaaagcagggggAATGAAAGAAAAACCTATCATGGACGAGCCCTTGGTATCTTCCTGCTGCTCCCACTTTTCTCCTTCATTCTGACGACTGAATTAAGAATGACTTGAGAATGACCTGATGGAGCACAATAAACCTCACTTTCTTCACTTTCTTCTTCCTAGGAGTAATGAAAATGAATATAAAACCATGAATGCTTTTCCTCCTGGATTAGAAGAGCAAATAGATAATTTCTCCAAAATGCATCCTTTTTTGGAGAAGGAGACCGAGAAATTTAAAGGTAACAAAGATCATTGTATGATGTAGATATgggatagatagagatgatagatgatagatagatagatgatagatagagttgCATGCCTTGCCAATTTCCAAATGATGAAtattccaggggtcccaggctGCTTCCCCAGGGTTCGAGCTTCCTATTggcaaatgaggcacagcagagactgtggtgtccttaggatatatggtttatttacacatatatacaatctgagcctacaatggaggggttcacaggcACCCCAAGagagtcttgtttctcccatagccccAGCCTTGCATTCAAAACAGGAATCAACCATCGTGCTCTggttctgtttctgttttgctgCCTTTTGCAGCCTGTCACATCCCTAAACTCTGCTCCAGAACTCTGGTTTTGTCTTCTAACTCTCTCAGAGCTGGGGGAGGCAACTCTTCTCTGTGTCCCCCACCCCGAACATGCTGTCATAACACTTAATGCTAATgctggaagagggaggaagaTGGAGAACTGTGGCTAAATTTTAGATTTATGTATGAACACTCTTGCAGACATTCTAAATCTAAAGCAATGCCCTTGGAGCCAAGTACGAATATTGACTTTTTCCTCATTTCACTTTTTTCCTCAGACGTTGTGCTCTCTGGACCTCAAGAAAAGAAAGGTACATTTCCAGGTTTGGCAGATCATTAAACAATTTTTGCAGATGAGAAATGGGAGGGTTTTGCACTTCAATCTCCCAGCAGCACAAGATTGCTGGGGTCCCAAGCTGCATCCCCAGGGTTTGATTTTCTTttgggaaatgaggcacagcagagactgtggtgtctttaggatatatggtttattcacacatatatacattcTGAGCCTATGGTGGAGGGGTTCACAAGGCGGACAACCCAAGAGAGTCTTGTttttcccatagccacagccttgcatTCAAAACAGGAACCAGCCCTCGTGCTCTGATTTTCTTTCCATCTTGCTGCCTTTTACAGCCTGTCACTCTGCTCCAAAACTCTGGTTTTGTCTTCTAACTCTCTCAGAACTGGAGGACTGGGAAGCAAACAAGAGTAGCTGAAGCTTGACATTTGAGTGTTCTTCTTATCTATTTCTCTATTAAAAATTCTGAGTAATCTTCATTATTTGGCATTGATTCTTCTGAAACACTCCCCCCGTCCCAATGTTTCCATAAAATGTAATGGGAATGCTGGAATGCTGTGGCTTGCTGAAGTCAGCTGGGAGTTCACCACATCTCAACTGGTGTGTGTTATGAGCACAGCAAACGGAGTCATCAGAGATTTCCTTCTCCCATCTGAACAGCATCTTCCAGAGTTCGTTAAGAGGGAAACTCCTCCCACACAGTTCAAAGTAACCAAGTGTTTAATGTCTCCAGACACAAGACCAGTCCTTCATCGTCTTTGAAGTAAAGATAGGTACGATCAGATCCATTGACACTGATCACCATGCTAGCTAATGCTTCTGTGGAATACCCACAGCCTCTTCCCCTGAGTCTCACAGAGTCAGACCCTTGACAGCAAATGGGACAGTGCACAGACAAGACAGACAGGATGAAAGCAATGCCCGAGTCAACCAGAGCACAACTGTTAAGGGTCTTACTTGGCCATTTCTTAAAGATGTCCCCAACTAATCAAGTTCCTTGCTATTGCAGCTGGCTCTGCCATGCCCTCCTCAACACCAGAGAGCATACAACAAGGTGAAATGTGCATCATGAGGGAGAAGAGCAACTTGGGAACACTTGGGAAAATAGCATCAGGTACGCTGCTTGgggatggattcccccccccccatttgtgtgtgtgagagagtgtggggGAGATTTTGCAGTCAAATCTACAGTACTAATGCACATACTTACTAGTTAGCATGTGAATGAGTTAAGACCATAGAGCTGTCTTGCTGATAGGCCATAGACCATAGAAATGTAATTGGTAGAGAGGGCAGTGTGTGGTGtcatttccccttctctcctGAGGGGGAAGAAGCCAATAAAtatttcctgttctctctctctctctctctctctctctctctctctctctccccccccccctttgaccaACAATGGAGGCAGACATGTTAATAGTTAATATATTCCCACACTTACCTAATAAAAACCCATCAGAGAGCATAGAGGAGTGTGAgccattccctcccccttttttaaactCTCTCCTgctcctttttcttctcttccctcttccatctggtcttccttccttccttcttcatagCTCCAAAGGCTGTTCACCCCTCCCACCAGCAGATGGAGATACACAGAGCAATCTACCTGGGTCTGCCCAGACATAGGTGTTGGAATCCATGATTTGCCGGCAGCTTAGCAAGTTTGCAATTAGAATCTCCACAGCATGGGAATACAGGACATGAAAGGAATCTGCCTAGAGATAAGGAGACCCAGCAACAACCAAGTGATTGTCTTGAGTTCCTTATGCAGGCATGACCTATAACACTGGTGTGTGTTGGAGAGTGTTAGTGTGGTGTGGTTAGTGCTGAGGAGTTACTGAGAGTTAAGAAGTCGTGTTGTAAAAAGTAACTTGTGAATAGCTTGTATGTttgctgctgtaaataataaaacaacaagaaCCAAGTTAGTAGTCAGCAGTTTTTGTTCCTGCTCGTCGTTCAGCTGGGCAATCTGAAGAGTTGCTCAGCAATCGCTGTGATACTCttctatactctgctgtgcaacaggtgaaagcacttcaaaggttCATTGGATTCCAAAAGTTTTAACAATAGGTTGTATGGAGTTCAGAGGGATTCATTTCCAAGCTAGCAagtgtaggattgcagtctcCAATTCAGttccttgggcaagtcactgccCTCTGAGCCTCACCACCTTAACAAAATCCATAAGCTCCGCTCTGACTAAGGATGGGGAAAGATTCAGGTCAATTCACGTGGAAAGGCGAatcttacctaattcacacttcctgaaagtaTACGCAAACTGTGATGTCAGCCTCCTTCGGAATTTGCACTCCTCCAAATTTTGCCGCACAGTTCTCCAAGGATGCAAcgtgtaaaaaaaggtaaaggacccctgacagttaagtccagtcgtgaacgactctggggttgcagcactcatctcactttacaggccgagggagccggcgtttgtccgctccgcagacagtccccgcccccccgggtcatgtggccagcatgactaagccgcttctggtgcaatggaacaccaaaaccaaagcagcgcaaGGGAgggagtacctatttatctacttgcactttgatgtgctttcgaactgctaggttggcaggagcagggacggagcaacaggagctcaccctgtcatggggatttgaaccgtcaaccttctgatcagcaggcccaagaggctcagtggtttagaccacagctcgaCCCACGTCCCTATGTGTACAAACATGCCAAAAAAATGTgcgttaggagaaattcacactagcaacacagatggattttcatgagtacttaaaaaaaaaaaaagaatttgcaaagcaatgtgaaagtgtggagaactgaatttaggagtAGAAAATATAAGAAACCAAAAATTGATAATTTGCCATTTCCTAGCCCTGATTCCCATTTCATCCCTCCAAATTGTAGCCAACCCAGAACCCCCTCGGTAGCTTCCTAAGCACACAAAAAACTATAGGGTATCACAAAAGATAGATGCACACATGCACCTTCCCCTATAATTCAAACACTGACCCGGctccctctttctctgtgtgtgaatctctctctcttacagtGAATATAGTTTTGGATCCAGAAACAGCAAATCACTACCTCATTCTCTCTGAAGACAGGAAGAGTGTGAGATGTGGAAGGGAAAAGCAAAATCTGCCCGACAGCCGAAAGAGATTTGATCCGAAGACCTACGTGCTGGGCAGCGAGAGATTCCGTGCAGTAAGAAAATGGTGGGAAGTGGAAGTTGGAGGAGAGAAAAATGCCACGTGGGCTGTGGGGGTGGCACGCGACTCCACCCCGAGGAAGGGACAGGTCAGCCTTCAACCCAGTGTAGGAATCTGGGCTGTCGGGAAAGCCATAGTTGGCTCATTGTATGGACTTTGGGCTTTTACTGCCCCTGAGCGGACCCCTTTGCTGTTGAATCACGAGCTCAGGAAGATCCGGGTGACCCTGGACTACGAAAAGGGTTCTGTGGGATTTGTTGATGTCAAAGGAGATGTCTTGATCTTCACTTTCCCGAACGCGTCCTTCTTTGGGGAGGAAATCCGGCCCTTTTTCTTGGTCGGGCAAGGAGCTGAACTGAGCTGCTGAATCTTGAGGGCACGACTCCTCACAGTCCCCTCCCCAATCGCCCCCAATGccctgaaaaagaggagttgTTTTTGCACTTCCCGTGCAACTGTATGAGATCCAAGCAAAGAGCTGTAGAATGGCGCTCAGGGAGGAATGGCCACAGAAATTTGGGCCTTTCCATCTGTGGGGCAAGAGCGGGTTGGCATGTGGGAAGAACAGTGTTCTTGTGCTTTCAACAATGGcctggcaggcagaaatccaacaggctaAGCCTCTTCTAGTATGAAAAGACAGTCATGGGAAAAGCTTCATCACCTCTGTATTCCCTCTCATATTGTATTATGGCAGCCATGTTTTGTTATGgtcctgtggcagccattttgttactGGTACCGACAGCACACCCTCAAAACTTGAGATGTGCCCTCGTCCAAAAAAGTGGGCGCCCGCTGGTCTACAATATCAGTTCTGTATTGTACTGAGCGTTTTGCATCAATAAACCATCTCCTTGTTTTCAGTTTCAGTGTTTAGTCTGTGGTCCTTATCCCTGGCTATGTTTCACCTAATGAGGTGAAAATCTGAGCCTAGAGTAACAACCTAAAGGGGAAATGTCCTTGAAACTTGAAAACGttgacagcattaagataaattcaacagtgtaaataagttttgatggatgcaataatggaatactcaatggtttattttatgtaaaatatgcagggatttatggcatgcaaaatgaaccatggaaagagaagaaaggaagttaaATGaataagtggtacctcaggttaagaacttaatttgttctggaggtctgttcttaacctgaaactgttcttaacctgaggtagcactttagctaatgggacctcctgctgctgccacacaatttctgttctcatcctgaggtaaagttcttaacctgaggtactatttctgggttagcggagtctgtaacctgaagcgtctataacctgaagaatctgtaacccaaggtaccactgtattctaaaatgtaaaacaaaaaaattataccaaaaaataattattattatacaagAAGGCTCCAAGGATAGAGATCCTCCAGCCTgcaggccagatttggcccagcACTGGTCCCAAATTGAAACTTGAGGCAGTTTCCCCCAGTGCATACCCCCTTGCCCCACACCTGTCATCAAATGCTGTATCCGGTGTGGGGCAAAGAGATGGACATGCTTGGATCAGCTGCACAGCAGAATTTTGCGCGAGGAAGCCAGTTGCACAGATGATCCCTGGAGGAAGCTGCTTTGGCTTGGTGCCTGGAAAGTGCCGAGTGGGTCGGTGAGCATTTAGTTGGTGAGCAAGCCCAACGCTCAGCACTTCCTGAGCTTCCCGCTGAGCAAAGGGCCACCggaaaccccctgcaatgcggctCCCAAGGACCTGAAAAATGGCCGTCCGTCGGGTGCTCAGGAAGTAGTGCACAAAGGACACTGGCAGGTAGGTGGAATAACCCATTCAAGGGGCCTTATTCTTGACTGGAGATCCTGCTGGCAATTTgtgtattaaaaaaacacaacagtcCTGCACAGATTTGAAATTAACACAGGCTAGTTTTGCCCTCAGACGACTCCTTCTTATTGAATATATACTGTATACCTAGCAAGGAGGTGATAGTGAGGTCCAATCAGGGAAGATTGAGGTTGGTGGTCCTAAATCTAGGCTTCTTCACACCACTGCACACCTTCCAGGAAAGCAACAATGTTGTTGCTCTGCCCGCCCGCCCCAACCCCAAGTAGGATTTTGAAACCCCATAGAAGAaacctccttttttaaaatagtttttattaatatAAAGTACAaacaatcaagaaaaaaaattaaaagttacaAAGCATAGGAGCAGTACTGGGATTGTCTTTTTCAAATAAACAGAGAGAAGACAGTAGAAAAATAGAAACAGCAAGAAATGTCGTGAAAGCCAAATTTCACAATTTGTTGGGGGGAGATTTATTTCTTCGCCTTACATGGAACCTAAAATGACTACAAAATTATCATTTCCTAAAATGAGCAATCAGACAGGAAAAAAAATTGAAAGCAATCTTGAAAAGGTTTGCGCAGAACCaggaagaggggtggggtggcaaaaagcctcaaagagagacagagagaaaacattttaaaaggaaaccaGAACACCGTGGCTGATCTTATGAAAATGCAGTCATTAAACGATCCTGTGACCAAATAAATCCAATTCAAAACCTGACCTCAGATAGACAAATGCTGCCCATGGAAGTTCTACTTTTGACAAACAATTTGCTTTTACTGGAAAGGCTGCTAATTTCCCCTTTGGTCATACAGTCATAATAATACTTAGGGTTCCTTTGTATTCAGATGATATATTGCCTACTTTTTATGCCCTGTACAAATAAATGtgttgaggggtgtgtgtatttatgtatgtatgtgtatgtatgtacacaAACACGCATCCAGGGGGTtgaggtgccaaactgggtctttgacagGGGTGACAGAAAGCCTAGTTTCAGCTCTGCTCTCGCCTCCTGTGTTTCTCTGCTGCCCCCTATTGAATGGAGTTTCCTCTGCAACCAGCACAGAAGCCAACACAATGCTCTGTACCTTGACTGCATGAACTTCCTGGTTGCCACTGCAAAGATGTTGTACCAGATTCCTGGCAGGATAGACATTGTTACTCTCTCACCTGTTTTTCCCAAGAGGGAAAATACATAACTATGAGCAGCGTGGCTGGGGGATGCAGCATTATTTagttgttaatattattattattattacagtggtaccttgggttacaaacacctcggattacaaacacttccggttacagactccgctaacccagaaatagtacctcaggttaagaactttacctcaggatgagaacagaaatcgcgcagtggtagcgggaggccccattagttaaagtggtacctcaggttaagaacagtttcaggttaagaacggacctctggaacgaattaagttcgtaaccagaggtaccactgtattattattatttataccccgcccatctggctgggtttccccagccactctgggcggctcacaacagaatcttaaaaacagaataaaagatcaacattaaaaactttcctaaacagtagtagtagtaatttattatttgtacccggcccatctggctgggtctcgccagccactcagggcaacttccaacaaagattaaaaatacattaaaatgtcacacattaaaaacttccctgaacagggctgccttcagatgtcttctaaatgtcaggtagttgtttatttccttgacatctgatgggagggacgCAGGAAGAATTTCATTCAGttcaaaggcaaatctacctaattcacattctCTAAGACAATTTGTGTGCTGAAACGCAAccttgagaggtggtggactctccttccctggaggtttctaagcagaggttggacggccctCTGCTATGgatgcttagctgagattcctgcattgcaggggttggactagatgaccctcaaggtcccttccagttctacgattctatgatcctatgattctttgattgtAAGAGCAGGGAACATCTTATTACTGATGTTTGTAAACTGCTCCAAGAGctgttttggctgaagagcagggtagaaatgctttaaagaaagaaagaaactaaagATGGTACTTGGCACCATCTTCTTTTATTTCACTTACAAAGGAAATGAGATTAAAGTGAGGTCCCAACAGCTACAAATGTGGCAATTTCAGTTTCactctgatcccccccccccccaggcttaaattcagttctctgcattcctACATCAGTTAGTGGTTTGgtttcattttgctttgctttgttttaaaagtcCTGGGCATTTCTGTGCAATCTTCTAATATAcacgtttatttatttaaaagaaataaacaaaaaaatt is from Podarcis muralis chromosome 2, rPodMur119.hap1.1, whole genome shotgun sequence and encodes:
- the LOC114592015 gene encoding zinc finger protein RFP-like isoform X2, whose amino-acid sequence is MHFEFMADEMADESPVQNLCEETTCRICWEYFKDPVIIECGHNFCQSCITQAWGNSDQDASCPQCREPCQQRNVRPNRQLASIVEIVKKFSLQMARGAEALGRVCERQQEPLKLFGEGDQAPICMVCDKSKEHRDHKVIPKEEAFDEYQGRILRHLEFLKEQREEILSSKLKRETESQNLLKQTDMERQKIMADFKQLHQFLEEQECLLLAQLKELDDEIKSWEDKHIAKLSEEMSSIDDLIKELEEKQKQPATEFLQNMRSILERSNENEYKTMNAFPPGLEEQIDNFSKMHPFLEKETEKFKDVVLSGPQEKKAGSAMPSSTPESIQQGEMCIMREKSNLGTLGKIASVNIVLDPETANHYLILSEDRKSVRCGREKQNLPDSRKRFDPKTYVLGSERFRAVRKWWEVEVGGEKNATWAVGVARDSTPRKGQVSLQPSVGIWAVGKAIVGSLYGLWAFTAPERTPLLLNHELRKIRVTLDYEKGSVGFVDVKGDVLIFTFPNASFFGEEIRPFFLVGQGAELSC
- the LOC114592015 gene encoding zinc finger protein RFP-like isoform X1; translation: MHFEFMADEMADESPVQNLCEETTCRICWEYFKDPVIIECGHNFCQSCITQAWGNSDQDASCPQCREPCQQRNVRPNRQLASIVEIVKKFSLQMARGAEALGRVCERQQEPLKLFGEGDQAPICMVCDKSKEHRDHKVIPKEEAFDEYQGRILRHLEFLKEQREEILSSKLKRETESQNLLKQTDMERQKIMADFKQLHQFLEEQECLLLAQLKELDDEIKSWEDKHIAKLSEEMSSIDDLIKELEEKQKQPATEFLQNMRSILERSNENEYKTMNAFPPGLEEQIDNFSKMHPFLEKETEKFKDVVLSGPQEKKGTFPAGSAMPSSTPESIQQGEMCIMREKSNLGTLGKIASVNIVLDPETANHYLILSEDRKSVRCGREKQNLPDSRKRFDPKTYVLGSERFRAVRKWWEVEVGGEKNATWAVGVARDSTPRKGQVSLQPSVGIWAVGKAIVGSLYGLWAFTAPERTPLLLNHELRKIRVTLDYEKGSVGFVDVKGDVLIFTFPNASFFGEEIRPFFLVGQGAELSC